In a genomic window of candidate division KSB1 bacterium:
- the ribE gene encoding 6,7-dimethyl-8-ribityllumazine synthase → IVVSRFNELISKQLLDGALDCLRRHGARDEDIHVAWVPGSFEIPLAAQTMASSRRYHAVICLGAVIRGDTPHHGYIATEVTKGIAQVSLQTGVPVAYGVITPDTLEQALERAGTKAGNKGWQAALSAIEMANLLERMTEGDR, encoded by the coding sequence ATCGTGGTCAGCCGTTTCAACGAACTCATCAGCAAGCAGTTGCTGGACGGGGCCCTGGATTGCCTCCGCCGCCATGGCGCCAGGGACGAGGATATCCACGTGGCCTGGGTGCCCGGCTCCTTTGAGATCCCTTTGGCAGCGCAAACCATGGCTTCCAGCCGTCGCTACCACGCCGTCATCTGCCTTGGGGCTGTGATCCGTGGCGATACACCTCACCACGGCTACATCGCCACCGAGGTGACGAAGGGGATCGCCCAGGTGAGCCTGCAGACGGGGGTTCCAGTTGCCTACGGCGTGATCACGCCTGATACCCTGGAGCAGGCTCTGGAGAGGGCCGGTACCAAGGCCGGGAACAAGGGATGGCAGGCTGCCCTCAGCGCCATTGAGATGGCAAACCTCCTCGAGCGGATGACCGAAGGGGATCGTTGA